From a region of the Candidatus Jettenia caeni genome:
- a CDS encoding glycogen phosphorylase — MNNETKIAYFSMEIGLSNDIPTYSGGLGVLAGDTIKSCADLKIPLVAVTLISKKGYFRQDIDSSGRQTESPIHWDPSKFMIRISKRVMVFIEGRKVFIQAWSYKIKSITGGEVDVLYLDTDVEENTSEDREITAVLYGGDDSYRLKQEVVLGIGGVRMLRALGYHIKKYHMNEGHASLLTLELLLKNKRDVESVWHEQWVWDFDAVKDLCVFTTHTPIEAGHDRFSYDLVKKVLGDIVPLEQLKKLGGEKYLDMTLLALNLSEYVNGVAKKHGEVSKNLFPGYEIYAITNGVHSFTWTCQSFKQLYDKYIPGWANEPELFVRAETIPDSELWQTHLSAKKDLIEYVKEATSIELDPHVLTIGFARRFTSYKRADLLFLDMEQLLHICEKGKLQVIYAGKAHPKDGPGKDIIKKINDLVKINNDKIKIIFLKDYNIKMALKLISGVDVWLNTPQRPREASGTSGMKASHNGVINFSILDGWWIEGHIEGITGWSIGPKPTESSLTIVNDKTDAEDLYNKLENIIIPMYYHDQDQWIKVMKNSIGKIAYYFNSHRMMRRYVTEAYLS, encoded by the coding sequence ATGAATAACGAAACAAAAATTGCCTATTTTTCAATGGAGATCGGCCTCTCCAATGATATACCAACCTATAGTGGCGGTCTTGGTGTTCTTGCAGGAGATACGATAAAATCATGCGCAGATCTTAAGATACCACTTGTTGCTGTTACCCTTATCTCAAAAAAGGGTTATTTTCGCCAGGATATTGATTCCAGCGGAAGACAGACCGAGTCTCCTATACATTGGGACCCGTCCAAATTTATGATACGTATATCAAAGAGAGTTATGGTTTTTATTGAGGGGCGTAAGGTCTTTATTCAAGCCTGGAGCTATAAAATAAAAAGCATTACCGGAGGTGAAGTAGATGTCCTGTATCTCGATACTGATGTTGAAGAGAATACCAGCGAAGATCGGGAGATAACGGCTGTTCTTTATGGCGGTGATGATAGTTATCGGCTCAAACAGGAGGTTGTACTTGGTATTGGCGGTGTACGAATGCTTCGTGCCCTTGGGTACCATATTAAAAAATATCACATGAATGAAGGACATGCCAGCTTACTAACACTAGAACTTCTCTTAAAAAACAAAAGAGATGTTGAGAGTGTATGGCATGAGCAATGGGTTTGGGATTTTGACGCCGTAAAAGATCTGTGTGTCTTTACAACCCATACCCCTATTGAGGCTGGCCATGACCGGTTCTCTTACGATCTTGTAAAAAAAGTTCTTGGCGATATTGTCCCGTTGGAGCAGTTGAAAAAACTCGGGGGTGAAAAGTACCTGGATATGACGCTCCTTGCGTTAAACTTAAGTGAATATGTTAATGGTGTGGCAAAAAAGCATGGTGAAGTATCAAAGAATCTTTTCCCTGGCTATGAGATTTATGCAATTACCAATGGAGTTCATTCGTTTACATGGACATGCCAAAGTTTTAAACAATTGTATGATAAATATATCCCCGGCTGGGCCAATGAGCCAGAATTATTTGTCCGGGCAGAAACTATTCCTGATTCAGAATTATGGCAGACACACCTTTCTGCGAAGAAAGACCTCATTGAGTATGTAAAAGAGGCCACGAGTATAGAATTGGATCCTCATGTTTTAACAATTGGATTTGCAAGAAGATTCACTTCTTATAAGCGGGCTGATTTATTATTCTTAGACATGGAGCAGCTCTTACATATTTGTGAGAAAGGCAAGTTACAAGTTATCTATGCTGGAAAGGCGCATCCTAAGGATGGGCCCGGCAAGGATATTATAAAAAAGATCAATGACCTTGTAAAAATAAATAATGATAAGATCAAGATTATTTTTTTGAAGGACTATAACATTAAGATGGCTTTAAAGTTAATATCCGGAGTCGATGTCTGGCTAAATACGCCGCAACGCCCACGGGAGGCGTCTGGTACAAGCGGTATGAAGGCATCTCACAACGGTGTAATTAACTTTAGCATTCTGGATGGGTGGTGGATTGAGGGACATATTGAGGGAATTACTGGCTGGTCTATCGGACCAAAGCCCACGGAATCTTCACTTACCATAGTCAATGATAAAACAGATGCTGAAGATCTCTACAACAAATTGGAGAATATTATTATCCCTATGTACTATCACGATCAAGATCAGTGGATAAAGGTTATGAAAAATTCTATTGGTAAAATTGCCTATTATTTCAATAGCCATCGCATGATGCGGCGGTATGTAACAGAAGCTTATCTCAGCTAA
- a CDS encoding dihydrolipoamide dehydrogenase: protein MSEKRVTYDLVIIGGGPGGYVAAIKAAQLGLKTALIEKDKVGGVCLHQGCIPTKALLHSADLYSKFTKSTEYGIIADRLGINYPQFHRRKESVVKRLFQGVQFLLKKNDVNVIKGKGRLTSLHEILIEKNETDLDTITAKNIILATGSTPFIPKEIPHDGKFVFTSDDILLLEEIPKSMIIAGGGAVGVEYAYLFNILGTKVTMIERMDTILPGEDKEISTILRKVFTKRGIETLTDTSLETVEVRQGVRVKIERKNNTPPSPTSGERRDYLEADCLLIALGRAPALQDLGIENLSLDFQGKYLQINETMETSKKGLFAIGDITGPPLLAHKASKQGLHAVSHIAEKKTTALPYHNIPRVTYCSPQVAGIGFTQEEAERKGYKIKVGKFPLIANSKAIIEGEYGDGIIKIITDEKYGEILGAHALGPNVGEFMWGMSLTTVLEGTITELSNTIFPHPTLSEAILEAAHAAIGQSIHL, encoded by the coding sequence TTGTCCGAAAAAAGAGTTACGTATGACCTTGTAATTATCGGTGGAGGACCAGGCGGCTATGTAGCTGCTATTAAAGCTGCTCAGTTAGGATTAAAAACAGCTCTTATTGAAAAGGATAAGGTTGGTGGTGTTTGCTTGCACCAGGGGTGTATCCCAACAAAAGCACTTCTCCATTCTGCAGATCTTTACAGTAAATTTACGAAATCAACTGAATATGGAATTATCGCTGATAGATTAGGTATTAATTACCCACAATTTCACCGGCGTAAAGAATCGGTAGTTAAACGGTTATTCCAGGGGGTGCAGTTCCTCCTCAAGAAGAATGATGTGAACGTTATTAAAGGTAAAGGGCGGCTTACGTCTTTACACGAGATATTGATTGAAAAAAATGAAACAGACCTTGATACAATAACTGCGAAGAATATTATTCTTGCTACGGGATCCACACCTTTCATTCCAAAAGAAATTCCTCATGATGGCAAATTTGTATTTACCAGCGATGATATACTGCTCTTGGAAGAAATTCCTAAATCCATGATTATTGCAGGCGGAGGCGCCGTTGGTGTGGAATATGCTTACCTGTTTAACATCCTTGGAACTAAGGTAACAATGATCGAGCGTATGGATACGATCCTCCCTGGCGAAGATAAAGAGATAAGTACTATTTTAAGGAAAGTTTTTACCAAAAGAGGAATAGAAACCTTAACGGATACCTCCTTAGAAACAGTCGAGGTTCGGCAAGGCGTTCGTGTAAAGATAGAAAGAAAAAACAACACCCCTCCCTCCCCTACTTCAGGAGAAAGGAGAGATTATCTGGAGGCAGATTGTCTGCTCATTGCGTTAGGTAGAGCACCTGCGTTACAAGATCTGGGGATTGAAAATTTGTCATTGGATTTTCAAGGGAAGTATCTTCAGATTAACGAGACTATGGAAACCAGCAAAAAAGGGCTCTTTGCAATCGGAGATATTACGGGTCCGCCGCTTCTTGCTCATAAGGCATCAAAACAAGGGTTACATGCTGTTTCTCACATTGCAGAGAAAAAAACTACCGCACTACCGTATCACAATATACCAAGAGTAACGTATTGCTCTCCCCAGGTAGCTGGTATAGGATTTACTCAGGAAGAGGCAGAAAGGAAAGGATACAAAATAAAAGTTGGTAAATTTCCACTTATTGCAAATAGCAAAGCCATTATCGAAGGGGAATATGGAGACGGGATCATAAAGATTATTACTGATGAAAAATATGGTGAGATATTAGGGGCACATGCCCTAGGCCCGAATGTCGGTGAATTCATGTGGGGTATGTCACTGACTACTGTTCTTGAAGGAACAATCACTGAATTATCAAATACGATATTCCCCCACCCTACCCTTTCAGAGGCTATTCTTGAGGCTGCCCATGCAGCTATTGGTCAATCTATACACCTATAA
- a CDS encoding hypothetical phytoene dehydrogenase has protein sequence MVPSTGYIRSTKNDLLYPHYDVVVIGTGIAGLVCGAFLAKSGKRVLLVEQHSIPGGYCTSFKRKGFTFDAAVHHIGGCGRWSVVGRCLKILGIEMDFYPLDPMDHLIFPGFSIEIPADLDEYIARLQNRYPSEKDAIKNFFQDFIKLYRATFNNEKSQIIDKYKNHTYHDMLHDYFTTEELKMVLSGQWGYIGLPPTQASAIAMCQMMINYLKDGAFFPVGGTQEFANAIFKKFIDFGGHVMLSSRAEKIVLNKKTAIGVKLQNGKEIVASLVVSNIDVRQTFFELLKDKIDVSFLQKIEGMKESCSFFLLYLGLGSNIDLTGLKRGFYHTATDSRYQDDEWMYISVPTKICPTLAPSNKQIISVVVSMKEGIYKDVKSWKSFKEDIIANTIKRLEKYLPEIKKYIEVKEAATPKTLERYTLNTHGAAYGWAVTPDQMWENRLPHETPVDNLYLAGHWTRPGPGISAVVSSGWSVANLIMENWRQMI, from the coding sequence ATGGTGCCTTCCACCGGTTATATTCGATCCACAAAAAATGACCTGTTGTATCCTCATTATGATGTAGTTGTTATTGGTACGGGCATTGCTGGTTTAGTTTGTGGCGCCTTTCTTGCCAAAAGTGGAAAGAGGGTTCTCCTGGTAGAGCAGCATTCCATTCCTGGCGGCTATTGCACTTCTTTTAAGAGAAAAGGTTTTACCTTTGATGCAGCTGTTCATCATATTGGAGGTTGTGGAAGGTGGAGTGTTGTCGGTCGCTGTTTAAAAATACTTGGGATTGAAATGGATTTCTACCCTCTGGATCCTATGGATCACCTGATATTCCCCGGCTTCAGTATTGAAATTCCCGCAGATCTGGATGAATATATTGCTCGTTTACAAAACCGTTACCCTTCAGAAAAAGATGCTATTAAAAATTTCTTCCAGGATTTTATAAAACTCTATCGTGCTACATTCAACAATGAAAAAAGCCAAATTATCGATAAATATAAAAACCATACCTACCATGATATGTTACATGATTATTTTACTACTGAAGAACTCAAGATGGTACTTTCCGGTCAATGGGGTTACATAGGACTCCCCCCTACTCAGGCCTCTGCGATTGCCATGTGTCAAATGATGATCAATTATCTCAAGGATGGCGCCTTTTTCCCTGTAGGCGGTACGCAAGAGTTTGCTAATGCAATTTTTAAGAAATTTATTGATTTTGGCGGACACGTTATGTTATCATCCAGAGCCGAAAAAATAGTATTGAATAAGAAAACCGCCATTGGTGTTAAACTGCAAAACGGTAAAGAGATAGTAGCAAGCCTGGTGGTTTCAAATATTGATGTTCGGCAAACTTTCTTTGAGTTACTAAAAGATAAAATTGATGTATCATTCCTCCAAAAAATTGAAGGAATGAAAGAGAGTTGCTCTTTTTTTCTTTTATATCTGGGATTAGGAAGCAATATAGATTTAACGGGCTTAAAAAGAGGATTTTATCATACTGCTACAGATAGTCGTTATCAGGATGACGAGTGGATGTATATATCAGTTCCAACAAAGATATGCCCAACCCTTGCGCCGTCGAACAAACAAATAATTTCAGTAGTTGTTTCCATGAAAGAGGGAATATACAAGGATGTTAAAAGCTGGAAATCTTTTAAAGAAGACATAATTGCAAACACGATAAAAAGATTGGAGAAATACCTTCCTGAAATTAAAAAATATATCGAAGTAAAAGAGGCGGCTACTCCAAAAACCCTGGAGCGTTACACGTTAAATACCCATGGAGCCGCTTACGGTTGGGCGGTTACCCCAGATCAGATGTGGGAAAATAGGTTGCCACATGAGACGCCTGTTGACAATTTATATTTAGCTGGACATTGGACAAGACCAGGCCCTGGAATTTCCGCTGTGGTCTCTTCGGGTTGGAGTGTTGCTAATTTAATTATGGAGAATTGGAGGCAAATGATATGA
- a CDS encoding 3-oxoacyl-(acyl-carrier-protein) synthase, whose protein sequence is MEKTRIVITGVSVLSSIGTGKDVFWENLTNGVSGIKPITLFDVSSFNSKQAGEISDFDAKVYLGQKGIRHIDRTSLLVSSAAVLAIKDANLENTTYNEEELGIVVGSTYGSIDSISSFDFQSLREGPNYVNPMDFPNTVLNAPASRASIFCKATGLNTTISNGVTSSIDAVIYASDFLRMGRVKAVLAGGVHGLTHDIFWGSHNSKILSGSRYGTLEICAPFDKRRNGMVIGEASALVVLETLENALKRNAHIYAEVKGYGTAFEPKMVISKDYQIDGNRRAVINAIQDAGLTLHDISYISANAYSGVYGDAMETQVIKEVFGMRANLIPVTAIKSMTGECFDASGALQTVAAVMSVNTHIIPPTINYKERDENCDLSYVTQKSTLPAKNILINSFSRLGNNSSLIISKYKR, encoded by the coding sequence ATGGAAAAAACGAGGATTGTTATTACGGGTGTTTCGGTTCTCTCGTCTATTGGAACAGGTAAAGATGTTTTCTGGGAAAATTTAACCAACGGTGTATCGGGCATAAAGCCTATCACCTTATTTGATGTAAGTAGCTTTAATAGCAAGCAAGCGGGAGAAATTTCTGATTTTGATGCAAAAGTTTACCTTGGACAAAAGGGAATTCGCCACATTGACCGTACATCCCTTCTTGTATCATCCGCAGCAGTTCTTGCCATCAAAGATGCCAATCTTGAAAATACTACATACAACGAAGAAGAGCTGGGTATTGTTGTGGGATCTACCTATGGCAGCATAGACAGCATTAGCTCTTTTGATTTCCAGTCATTGCGTGAAGGTCCGAACTATGTTAACCCTATGGACTTTCCCAATACCGTATTAAATGCACCAGCAAGCCGGGCATCGATTTTCTGTAAGGCAACCGGGTTGAATACAACCATCTCAAATGGCGTTACCAGCAGTATCGATGCGGTCATTTATGCCTCTGATTTCCTCCGTATGGGCCGTGTTAAAGCTGTATTAGCAGGTGGCGTACATGGATTGACTCATGATATATTTTGGGGGTCGCATAATTCTAAAATTTTATCGGGAAGCAGATATGGAACCCTGGAAATTTGTGCGCCTTTTGATAAGAGGCGTAACGGAATGGTTATTGGTGAAGCATCAGCCCTGGTCGTCCTTGAGACTCTGGAAAATGCACTGAAAAGGAACGCTCATATTTATGCAGAAGTCAAAGGTTATGGAACGGCATTCGAGCCGAAAATGGTTATAAGTAAGGATTATCAAATAGACGGTAACAGAAGGGCCGTTATAAACGCCATTCAGGATGCCGGTCTCACGCTCCACGACATCTCCTACATATCCGCTAATGCTTATTCCGGGGTATACGGCGATGCGATGGAAACTCAGGTTATTAAAGAAGTCTTTGGTATGCGGGCGAATCTTATCCCTGTAACAGCCATTAAATCTATGACAGGCGAGTGTTTTGATGCTTCGGGTGCATTGCAAACAGTAGCTGCAGTCATGTCTGTTAACACCCATATAATTCCACCTACCATTAATTATAAGGAACGAGACGAGAATTGTGACCTAAGTTATGTGACCCAGAAAAGTACTTTACCGGCCAAGAACATTCTCATAAATTCCTTCTCACGATTAGGTAACAACTCTTCCCTCATTATCTCCAAATACAAAAGATAA